One part of the Meiothermus sp. CFH 77666 genome encodes these proteins:
- a CDS encoding MaoC family dehydratase yields the protein MRFKVGDSASYTQTIGEAHIAQFIGAVGDTNPLHVDAEFARKSRFGQRIAQGILVAGLISTAIGTKLPGVGAVYLGQTLKFLRPTFIGDTITATVTVKAIREDKPILTLETICTNQRGEQVISGEATVLYEEVVA from the coding sequence ATGAGGTTCAAAGTCGGCGACTCGGCCAGCTACACCCAGACCATCGGCGAAGCCCACATCGCGCAGTTCATCGGGGCAGTGGGCGACACCAACCCCCTGCACGTAGATGCAGAGTTTGCCCGCAAGAGCCGCTTTGGGCAGCGCATCGCCCAGGGCATTCTGGTAGCCGGGCTGATCTCCACCGCCATCGGCACCAAGCTACCGGGGGTAGGGGCCGTTTACCTGGGCCAGACCCTGAAGTTTTTGCGGCCCACCTTCATCGGCGACACCATTACGGCCACCGTGACGGTCAAGGCCATCCGCGAGGATAAGCCCATCCTAACCCTGGAAACCATATGCACCAACCAGCGGGGTGAGCAGGTCATCAGCGGAGAGGCCACCGTCTTGTACGAGGAGGTTGTCGCGTGA